Within the Micrococcales bacterium genome, the region CTCGGAGGCCAGGTGGACGAGGACCTCGTCGCCCATGCTGGACATCAGCACCAGGGAATCGAAGGTGCGGAAGGCCCATTGCACGGCCAGCGACGCCTGGGTGACGTGGTCTGCGCCGGCCGCCGCGGCCTCCCGGAGAAGAGCGGCGCCGCGGGCTGCGACATGCTCGGGGGCGCCGGTCTGCTGGGGGATGTAGGGGTCGAGAGGGATGTCGATGCTCACGGGCTGGGCTCCTCGGTGACGATGCGGACGGTGAAGGTGCGGGTGCAGGACCGACATCGCCAGGTGCCGTGCCCGGCCGTGGGCCACAGGTCCTCGTCGCCGCAGTAAGGGCAGAAGTGCACGACGTTCATCGCAGGTTCTCCTCTTCGGTGCGGTGCACCCAGTCCGCGAAGCCCTCCTCGTCGCGACGCTGCTCGGTGTACCGCCCGACGACCCGCTCCACGTACTCGGGCATCTGGTCGGCGGTGACCTTCAGCGCCCGCAACTTGCGGCCGAAGCCGGCATCCGGGCCCAGTCGTCCCCCGAGGTGGATCTGGAAGCCTTCCACCATCTCGCCGTCGGCATCGGGCACCAGCGACCCTTTGAGGCCGATGTCGGCGATCTGGAACCGTGCGCAGGAATTTGGGCAGCCGTTGACGTGGATGCCGAGCTCGGTGCCTTCCAGCTTTGCGCCGAACTGCTCCTCGAGGTGGTCGACGAGTGCGGCAGTGCGCGCCTTGGTCTCGACGATCGCGAGTTTGCAGAATTCGATCCCGGTGCAGGCCATGGCCCCTCGCCGGAACTCGCTCGGGTACACCTGGAGTCCGAGGTCCTCGAGCCCGTCGGCGAGCACCTCGGGTT harbors:
- a CDS encoding transposase, whose product is MNVVHFCPYCGDEDLWPTAGHGTWRCRSCTRTFTVRIVTEEPSP